In Streptomyces capitiformicae, one genomic interval encodes:
- a CDS encoding transposase codes for MHSVVNNDSTTTANCSSLIDEIVREGARRMLAAALEAEVDAYMAELADQRDEAGQRLLVRNGYHQPRKVTTAAGLVEVNATRANDKRVDEATGEGKRFSSALEHFLGSAAGLSAATVTRLTAQWQADHAAFMDRDLAEVDYVYVWADGIHLNVRLEKAKSCVLVLVGVRADGSKELVALKDGYRGAAESWADLVRDCAHRGMRAPILAVGDGATRVLDTMPKSAQPGAKKATQDICNAEDKQHAQAVVETLAQLYGAKFPKAVKRITDAEAELLAFFDFPAEHRVHLRTMNPIESTFATVRLRTKDTCGVGFRTAALAMVFKLVESAHVRWRAVNAPHLVALVRAGARFERGRLVERGRLVERTEVVAA; via the coding sequence GTGCACAGCGTAGTCAACAACGACAGCACCACCACCGCCAATTGCTCCTCCCTGATCGACGAGATCGTCCGGGAGGGCGCGAGGCGGATGCTGGCCGCCGCGCTCGAAGCCGAAGTCGACGCGTATATGGCCGAGTTGGCCGATCAGCGCGACGAGGCGGGACAGCGGCTCTTGGTCCGCAACGGCTACCACCAGCCGAGAAAGGTCACCACCGCGGCCGGGTTGGTCGAGGTCAACGCCACGCGCGCGAACGATAAGCGCGTCGATGAGGCAACGGGCGAGGGTAAGCGGTTCTCCTCGGCGCTGGAGCATTTCCTCGGCTCGGCGGCCGGCCTGTCGGCGGCGACCGTCACCCGGCTGACCGCGCAGTGGCAGGCCGACCACGCCGCGTTCATGGACCGCGACCTCGCTGAGGTCGACTACGTGTACGTGTGGGCCGACGGCATCCACCTCAACGTCCGCCTGGAGAAGGCCAAATCCTGCGTGCTCGTCCTGGTCGGCGTGCGGGCCGACGGCTCCAAGGAACTGGTCGCGCTCAAGGACGGCTACCGCGGGGCCGCCGAGTCCTGGGCCGACCTGGTGCGCGACTGCGCCCACCGGGGCATGCGCGCTCCCATCCTTGCGGTCGGCGACGGCGCCACAAGAGTGCTCGACACCATGCCGAAGTCCGCGCAGCCGGGCGCGAAGAAGGCGACCCAGGACATCTGCAACGCCGAGGACAAGCAGCACGCTCAAGCGGTGGTCGAGACGCTCGCCCAGCTCTACGGCGCAAAGTTCCCCAAGGCCGTCAAGAGGATCACCGACGCCGAAGCCGAGCTGCTGGCATTCTTCGACTTCCCCGCCGAGCACAGGGTCCACCTGCGGACCATGAATCCGATCGAGTCGACGTTCGCCACCGTCCGGTTGCGGACCAAGGACACCTGCGGCGTCGGCTTCCGCACCGCCGCCCTGGCGATGGTGTTCAAGCTCGTCGAGTCTGCCCATGTCCGCTGGCGCGCGGTGAACGCGCCCCACCTCGTCGCTCTCGTCCGCGCCGGAGCCCGCTTCGAACGCGGCCGCCTCGTCGAACGCGGCCGCCTCGTTGAACGCACCGAGGTGGTAGCGGCATGA
- a CDS encoding GNAT family N-acetyltransferase has translation MGLGRRRPTRPSRAQLPPGSLADHHRRRNRRRPSDRRVRRDRRLPGAHRTPPRYQGRGIGTQLLQSLIDTAAQWDQDLLFDVFTVNTRAHAFYQRHGFREETRHGENNRKIRPEKPYLNRT, from the coding sequence GTGGGGCTGGGACGACGAAGACCAACGCGCCCATCACGAGCGCAGCTTCCGCCCGGGTCGCTGGCAGATCATCACCGTCGACGGAACCGACGCAGGCCTTCTGATCGTCGAGTACGGCGCGACCGACGTCTACCTGGGGCGCATCGAACTCCACCCCGCTACCAGGGACGCGGTATCGGCACCCAGCTCCTCCAGTCCCTCATCGACACCGCAGCCCAATGGGATCAGGACCTGCTCTTTGACGTGTTCACCGTCAACACGCGTGCTCATGCCTTCTACCAGCGGCACGGCTTCCGCGAGGAGACCCGCCATGGTGAGAACAACCGCAAGATCCGGCCTGAGAAGCCGTATCTCAACCGAACGTGA
- a CDS encoding GNAT family N-acetyltransferase, protein MSWLPDDFVHPVLVPLPGGGHHLRPIREADTPLDYPAVMGSRERLWTIFGPAWGWPAATMTYEADQADLLRHEKEIAAHQSFNYALFDAAETALLGCVYIDPPERAGADGEISWWVVDELVGSKVEQALDALVPQWIAADWPFEQPRFLGREISWSDWLALPEHPDT, encoded by the coding sequence ATGAGCTGGCTTCCCGATGACTTCGTCCACCCCGTCCTGGTACCGCTGCCGGGCGGTGGTCATCACCTGCGGCCGATCCGGGAGGCGGACACCCCGCTCGACTATCCGGCTGTGATGGGTTCGCGCGAGCGGCTGTGGACCATCTTCGGCCCGGCCTGGGGCTGGCCCGCGGCCACCATGACCTACGAGGCCGACCAGGCCGACCTGTTGCGGCACGAGAAGGAGATCGCCGCACACCAGTCCTTCAACTACGCGCTGTTCGACGCGGCGGAGACAGCTCTGCTCGGCTGTGTCTACATCGACCCACCGGAGAGGGCCGGCGCGGACGGCGAGATCTCCTGGTGGGTGGTGGACGAGCTGGTGGGCAGCAAGGTCGAGCAGGCCCTCGATGCGCTGGTGCCGCAGTGGATCGCCGCCGACTGGCCGTTCGAGCAGCCGCGCTTCCTCGGCCGCGAGATCTCCTGGTCGGACTGGCTCGCCCTGCCGGAGCATCCCGACACGTAA
- a CDS encoding TetR/AcrR family transcriptional regulator yields MPTTKTLREGSARKRAAILSAARELFLADGFDRSSVDAIAARAEVSKRTVYDYFGDKQTLLQAVVDAVGQSLITTIRRTLDDTLTDRTEAADLEDALVTFSMRIATDMLGSAEYATLQRLVQAESGHLPHRGYNSMADTPDEAIAERFAAFAAAGLLDVPDPRLAADQFIALTFGVALDRLGSANAAEDTRVRPLIVEGVRTFLRAYRTM; encoded by the coding sequence ATGCCGACCACGAAGACACTGCGCGAGGGGTCCGCGCGGAAGCGGGCCGCCATCCTCTCGGCGGCCCGGGAGCTGTTCCTCGCCGACGGCTTCGACCGGTCCAGCGTCGACGCGATCGCCGCCCGGGCCGAGGTGTCCAAGCGGACGGTCTACGACTACTTCGGCGACAAGCAGACGCTGCTGCAAGCAGTTGTCGACGCCGTCGGCCAGTCACTGATCACCACGATCCGGCGCACCCTCGACGACACCCTCACCGATCGCACCGAGGCCGCCGACCTCGAGGACGCCCTGGTCACGTTCTCGATGCGCATCGCAACCGACATGCTCGGCTCGGCGGAGTACGCAACGCTGCAACGTCTGGTCCAGGCGGAATCCGGCCACCTGCCGCACCGGGGCTACAACTCCATGGCCGACACCCCCGACGAGGCAATCGCCGAGCGGTTCGCCGCCTTCGCCGCGGCCGGGCTGCTCGACGTCCCCGACCCCCGACTCGCGGCCGACCAGTTCATCGCGCTGACCTTCGGCGTCGCGCTGGACAGGCTCGGTTCCGCGAATGCCGCGGAGGACACCCGCGTCCGGCCACTCATCGTCGAGGGAGTGCGGACCTTTCTCCGGGCATACCGAACCATGTAG
- a CDS encoding MFS transporter: MTATLAPPVRIGKAAVGALGMLAVATGALESVVTPTLPLLQRELDMSPAEGALLSIVLLITGALVTPVAGKFGDRHGGKRVLIRLMAVVSAGGLVSALAPNLPVLLLGQVLQGAMVGALPLSFIVVRKHLPAGESKVAIGVVSGLFVGGGMAGTLSAGPVAEGLSRHWMFALPTIAVIGATMLVNRLMPHDPPGRSDDAGVDWPGLLLLSGTLVTLMLVLALAPDIGSQPLVLGALIVVLAAFVTGWTAVERRAASPMVDLRMLARPAIWKSCVLTFVMCVGTSVAVYLVPQLFAVSAGEYGFGASATEIGFFLLPGAVSASLAGPISGIGARRFGSRAMVIAGIVIMAAALIALAAVHTEVWHLVIGKVMISLANGLCVTAMVTGTATSVDQSDTGIATSLVLVTRVIGYAVGSQVGGAVLTAGTPSGSDVPAESAFVTGFVIAGAVTALCLLVARTMSKGVKE; the protein is encoded by the coding sequence ATGACCGCAACTCTGGCTCCCCCGGTCCGCATCGGGAAGGCCGCTGTCGGTGCCCTCGGCATGCTCGCAGTCGCCACTGGTGCCTTGGAGTCGGTGGTGACGCCGACGCTCCCGCTCCTGCAACGCGAGCTGGATATGAGTCCAGCCGAAGGGGCGTTACTCAGCATCGTGCTCCTCATCACCGGCGCGCTGGTCACGCCAGTCGCAGGCAAGTTCGGCGACCGGCACGGCGGAAAACGAGTTCTGATCCGGCTGATGGCGGTGGTCTCGGCCGGTGGCCTGGTGTCCGCCCTGGCGCCGAACCTGCCTGTGCTGCTGCTCGGCCAGGTACTGCAGGGGGCGATGGTGGGAGCGCTGCCCCTGTCGTTCATCGTGGTGCGCAAACACCTCCCCGCGGGAGAGTCGAAGGTGGCCATCGGGGTGGTCAGCGGGTTGTTCGTGGGGGGCGGGATGGCGGGAACGCTGTCGGCCGGGCCCGTGGCGGAAGGGCTGTCCCGACACTGGATGTTCGCGCTGCCGACGATCGCGGTCATCGGGGCCACCATGCTGGTGAACAGGCTGATGCCGCATGATCCGCCGGGCCGGTCGGACGACGCCGGGGTCGACTGGCCCGGCCTGCTTCTCTTGAGCGGGACGCTGGTCACGCTCATGCTCGTGCTCGCACTGGCGCCCGACATCGGCTCGCAGCCACTCGTGCTCGGCGCCCTCATCGTGGTTCTGGCCGCCTTCGTGACCGGATGGACAGCCGTTGAGCGTCGTGCGGCCTCGCCGATGGTCGATCTGCGCATGCTGGCACGGCCTGCGATCTGGAAGTCGTGCGTGCTGACGTTCGTGATGTGCGTCGGTACCTCGGTGGCGGTGTATCTCGTCCCGCAACTGTTCGCGGTGTCCGCCGGCGAGTACGGTTTCGGGGCCAGCGCCACCGAGATCGGCTTCTTCCTGCTGCCCGGCGCCGTGTCCGCGTCGCTGGCCGGGCCGATCAGTGGGATCGGGGCGCGGCGTTTCGGCTCGCGTGCCATGGTCATCGCCGGGATCGTCATCATGGCCGCCGCCCTGATCGCCCTGGCAGCCGTGCACACCGAGGTCTGGCACCTCGTCATCGGCAAGGTGATGATCTCGCTTGCCAACGGCCTGTGCGTTACGGCGATGGTGACCGGCACCGCCACTTCCGTCGATCAGAGTGACACAGGCATCGCCACCAGCCTGGTCCTGGTGACTCGCGTGATCGGCTACGCCGTAGGTTCGCAGGTCGGTGGTGCGGTCCTCACCGCCGGGACCCCTTCCGGGTCGGATGTCCCGGCCGAATCGGCCTTCGTCACCGGCTTCGTCATAGCCGGCGCCGTCACGGCGCTGTGCCTGCTTGTCGCCCGGACCATGAGCAAAGGAGTCAAGGAATGA
- a CDS encoding FAD-dependent monooxygenase, which produces MTRTDLLRDVRTTPRRKVLISGAGVAGPALAFWLNRYGFAVTVVEKAGTLRDGGYPIDVRGTALEVVRRMGILPRLQDAHIDLRRLTFLDRDGSEVASVNPHTVTGGVAGRDLEVRRGDLTRALYTAVRDDVEFLFNDSIDTFDQSGHGVDVTFHGGGRRTFDMVFGADGLHSRTREFLFGPEKQFHRYLGYCFAVFTMRNTFGLSHETVMWTTPGRAAALYAVGDNDEVHAFLNFAHPEPPFDEFRNPKAQRDLVAAVFADAGWEVPGMLAAMRDADDLFFDGVSQIRMPRWSSGRVALVGDAAYAPSFLTGQGTSLALVGAYMLAGCLADRDHAAGFAAYEHSTREVVTVNQEQVGEGDATLFPTTARALEQRNDMLRSLSTMPSAEGRPAHSALTLPDFMPMT; this is translated from the coding sequence ATGACCCGCACTGATCTGTTGAGGGATGTCCGTACCACGCCGAGGCGCAAGGTCCTGATATCCGGGGCCGGCGTCGCGGGGCCCGCCCTCGCGTTCTGGCTGAACCGCTACGGATTCGCGGTCACGGTAGTCGAGAAGGCGGGCACACTTCGTGACGGTGGTTACCCCATCGACGTGCGCGGCACCGCACTCGAGGTCGTCCGGAGGATGGGAATCCTGCCGCGACTGCAGGACGCGCACATCGACCTGCGCCGGCTGACCTTCCTCGACAGGGACGGCAGCGAGGTGGCCTCGGTCAACCCGCACACCGTCACCGGCGGTGTCGCGGGACGGGACCTGGAGGTGCGGCGCGGGGATCTGACTCGCGCTCTCTACACGGCGGTCCGTGACGACGTGGAGTTCTTGTTCAACGACTCCATCGACACCTTCGACCAGTCCGGCCACGGGGTCGACGTCACCTTCCACGGGGGCGGCAGGCGTACGTTCGACATGGTGTTCGGTGCGGACGGTCTGCACTCACGCACCCGCGAGTTCCTGTTCGGCCCCGAAAAACAGTTCCACCGGTACCTCGGCTACTGCTTCGCCGTGTTCACCATGCGCAACACCTTCGGGCTCTCCCACGAGACCGTGATGTGGACCACCCCGGGCAGAGCCGCGGCACTCTACGCCGTAGGGGACAACGACGAAGTGCACGCCTTCCTGAACTTCGCCCACCCGGAACCGCCGTTCGACGAGTTCCGGAACCCCAAAGCCCAACGGGACCTGGTCGCCGCGGTCTTCGCCGACGCGGGATGGGAGGTCCCGGGCATGCTTGCCGCCATGCGCGACGCGGACGACCTGTTCTTCGACGGGGTCAGCCAGATCCGCATGCCCCGCTGGTCCAGCGGCAGGGTCGCGCTGGTGGGCGACGCCGCGTACGCGCCCTCGTTCCTTACCGGACAGGGCACCAGCCTCGCGCTCGTCGGCGCGTACATGCTCGCCGGTTGCCTGGCCGACCGGGACCACGCCGCGGGCTTCGCCGCCTACGAGCACAGCACCCGTGAGGTTGTGACCGTGAACCAGGAACAGGTCGGCGAAGGCGACGCCACACTCTTCCCCACCACCGCCCGGGCGCTGGAGCAGCGCAACGACATGCTGCGCAGTCTCAGCACCATGCCCTCCGCGGAGGGACGACCGGCCCACTCGGCCCTCACCCTGCCCGACTTCATGCCCATGACGTGA
- a CDS encoding transposase, whose product MLHNDIAWQLLPLELGFGSGQTCWRRLDRWQQGGVFDQLHHRILLADLNAAGELDWSRACVDGSHNRHVIPGRRGPVGPLPQPWWCRQ is encoded by the coding sequence GTGCTCCACAACGACATAGCCTGGCAACTTCTGCCCTTGGAGCTGGGCTTCGGCTCCGGACAGACCTGCTGGCGGCGCCTGGACCGCTGGCAGCAGGGCGGAGTCTTCGACCAGCTGCACCATCGCATCCTGCTCGCCGACCTCAACGCGGCCGGCGAACTCGACTGGTCCCGCGCGTGCGTGGACGGCTCCCACAACCGGCACGTCATTCCCGGGCGCCGGGGCCCGGTGGGCCCACTGCCGCAGCCGTGGTGGTGCAGGCAGTAG
- a CDS encoding EF-hand domain-containing protein, which produces MDRTTTKAAATPTRRVFATMDADGDGVITAHDYLSRIERVVQATGRTEDDPLVVTARAEGLKAWEVMDANADGRLTFDEYDAWVDADKFDNVCRFALGSLFDLVDTDGDGALDRAEFTTLRTALNNPADNAEAAFNTLDIDGDGRVARDAYLAAIRAYVIGDSSPMGEALY; this is translated from the coding sequence GTGGACCGTACGACCACCAAAGCCGCCGCCACTCCCACAAGGCGCGTCTTCGCCACGATGGACGCGGACGGGGACGGCGTCATCACGGCACATGACTACCTCTCCCGCATCGAACGGGTGGTCCAGGCGACGGGGCGCACGGAGGACGACCCGCTCGTCGTCACCGCCCGTGCCGAAGGGCTCAAGGCTTGGGAGGTGATGGACGCCAACGCAGACGGCCGGCTGACCTTCGACGAGTACGACGCATGGGTGGACGCCGACAAGTTCGACAACGTCTGCCGGTTCGCACTCGGCTCGCTGTTCGACCTCGTCGACACCGACGGCGACGGCGCCCTGGACCGGGCCGAGTTCACCACCCTGCGCACCGCGCTGAACAATCCGGCCGACAACGCCGAGGCCGCCTTCAACACACTGGACATCGATGGCGACGGCCGGGTCGCCCGCGACGCGTACCTCGCGGCGATCCGCGCCTATGTCATCGGCGACAGCTCCCCGATGGGCGAAGCCCTGTACTAG
- a CDS encoding transposase, producing MNALLYRNRTGCQWRLLPHDFSAWSAVFHYFTLWREDSLDQRFQEILRCQVRKRARRL from the coding sequence GTGAACGCGCTGCTGTACCGGAACCGGACGGGCTGTCAGTGGCGGCTCCTGCCACACGACTTCTCGGCCTGGTCGGCGGTTTTCCACTACTTCACCCTGTGGCGCGAGGACAGCCTTGACCAGCGGTTCCAGGAGATCCTGCGCTGCCAGGTGCGGAAGCGGGCCAGACGGTTATAG